A stretch of Paenibacillus peoriae DNA encodes these proteins:
- a CDS encoding F0F1 ATP synthase subunit delta: protein MSRDTVVAKRYAKALFEVAEQEQTIMETEQELRAFVEAVSGDAEIRKFINSPNITEAVKLQVLANSFEGKLSASLINTIKLLIQRSRADLFESLLAGYLDIQEYKLGLAHAKVYSTYALSDQEKTAVAEEFGAREHKTIRVENIVDPSLLGGLKVVIGDTLYDGSLAGKLDRLEKSFNRRV from the coding sequence ATGAGCCGGGATACGGTAGTAGCCAAACGGTATGCGAAAGCTTTGTTTGAAGTGGCAGAGCAGGAACAGACCATTATGGAAACCGAGCAGGAGCTACGTGCTTTTGTAGAGGCTGTATCGGGGGATGCTGAAATCCGTAAATTCATTAATTCTCCTAACATTACGGAAGCGGTCAAGCTTCAAGTTCTGGCTAACAGTTTTGAAGGCAAGTTGTCTGCCTCGCTAATTAACACGATCAAACTGTTGATTCAGCGTAGTAGAGCAGATTTGTTTGAATCTCTCCTTGCCGGATACCTCGATATTCAGGAATACAAGCTGGGACTTGCTCATGCAAAGGTGTATTCGACTTATGCTTTAAGTGATCAGGAAAAAACAGCGGTAGCCGAGGAATTCGGAGCCCGTGAACATAAAACAATCCGTGTGGAAAATATAGTGGACCCGAGTCTGCTGGGCGGATTAAAAGTGGTTATCGGCGATACATTGTACGACGGCAGTCTGGCCGGCAAGCTGGATCGTCTCGAGAAATCCTTTAACAGACGAGTATAG
- the atpF gene encoding F0F1 ATP synthase subunit B — MSLNWTSIVFTIIAFLILYWLLTRYAFGPLFSVMEKRRQLVLQQMNEAAQTREQAAAYVEEQKQALQQARKEAYDIIEQSKQTGNKQAEQIIVQAKDEAVRLKDEAVREITSERNKAVAELRSEVGKASVQIASKLIQKEIKEDQVQGELVDQYLKEVGGKA, encoded by the coding sequence TTGAGTTTAAATTGGACAAGTATCGTTTTCACAATCATTGCATTTTTGATCTTGTACTGGTTACTGACGCGTTATGCATTCGGACCTCTCTTTTCCGTTATGGAGAAGCGGCGTCAGCTTGTATTACAGCAAATGAATGAAGCGGCACAGACGCGTGAACAGGCTGCTGCTTATGTTGAGGAGCAAAAGCAGGCTCTCCAGCAGGCACGTAAGGAAGCGTACGACATTATTGAGCAGTCAAAACAAACAGGTAACAAACAAGCGGAGCAAATTATTGTTCAGGCTAAAGACGAAGCTGTCCGCCTGAAAGACGAAGCTGTTCGTGAAATCACAAGCGAGCGTAATAAGGCGGTTGCCGAACTGCGCAGCGAAGTGGGTAAAGCTTCGGTACAAATTGCTTCCAAACTGATTCAAAAGGAAATCAAGGAAGACCAAGTCCAGGGAGAGCTTGTCGACCAATACCTTAAAGAGGTAGGAGGCAAAGCATGA
- the atpE gene encoding F0F1 ATP synthase subunit C produces the protein MGVWAYIAAAIAVGLGALGAGIGNGLIVSKTVEGIARQPEAKATLQTVMFIGVGLVEALPIIGVVLAFIFYAGA, from the coding sequence ATGGGAGTTTGGGCATATATCGCAGCTGCAATCGCAGTAGGTTTGGGCGCTTTGGGCGCTGGTATTGGTAACGGTCTGATCGTAAGTAAAACAGTTGAAGGTATCGCTCGTCAGCCTGAAGCAAAAGCAACGTTGCAAACGGTAATGTTTATCGGTGTAGGTCTGGTCGAAGCCCTGCCAATCATCGGGGTCGTTCTGGCATTCATTTTCTACGCAGGTGCTTAA
- the atpB gene encoding F0F1 ATP synthase subunit A — MLHESPIIQLGGFNIDLSVIIMLIVTCTIVFGLAFAATRNLSVDNPSKLQNFMEWVVEFVQGLITSTMDLKKGKPFLSLGMTLIMFIFVGNMLGLPFGIVTEFDNVQSAQVFGHEIIPVKEALEQAQASHPGEAAHVGISWWKSPTADAGVSIGLALMIFVLVHFLGIFRNTKAYFKHYVQPFPFFLPINLIEQFSKLLTHGMRLFGNIFAGEVLISVLLKMTALGVGGMVASVLGLVVWQGFSIFVGSIQAFVFTILTFVYISQSIDTHEEEH, encoded by the coding sequence ATGTTGCATGAATCACCGATTATCCAATTGGGCGGGTTTAACATTGACTTGTCCGTCATTATTATGCTTATTGTGACCTGCACGATTGTATTTGGACTGGCATTTGCTGCAACGCGCAATTTGTCTGTGGACAATCCAAGCAAGCTGCAAAATTTTATGGAATGGGTCGTCGAATTCGTTCAAGGACTGATTACCAGCACAATGGATTTGAAAAAAGGGAAGCCATTCCTCTCTTTGGGGATGACGCTGATCATGTTCATCTTCGTGGGAAATATGCTGGGATTACCGTTCGGGATTGTGACCGAATTCGATAATGTGCAAAGTGCCCAAGTATTTGGACATGAAATCATTCCGGTCAAAGAAGCATTAGAACAAGCACAGGCGTCTCACCCGGGAGAAGCTGCCCATGTAGGCATCAGCTGGTGGAAATCACCTACCGCAGATGCAGGGGTATCCATTGGACTGGCTTTGATGATCTTTGTCCTGGTTCATTTCCTGGGGATTTTCCGTAATACCAAAGCTTACTTCAAGCATTACGTTCAGCCATTTCCATTCTTTTTGCCAATTAACTTGATTGAGCAGTTCTCAAAACTGTTGACACATGGTATGCGTCTATTCGGTAATATTTTTGCCGGCGAAGTTTTGATCAGTGTTCTGCTGAAAATGACAGCACTTGGTGTGGGAGGTATGGTTGCTTCCGTATTGGGACTCGTGGTCTGGCAAGGATTCAGTATTTTTGTCGGCAGTATCCAAGCGTTCGTCTTCACGATTCTGACGTTTGTATATATTTCACAGTCTATTGACACGCATGAAGAAGAGCATTAG
- a CDS encoding ATP synthase subunit I, giving the protein MNEMTRMQKMLWIVALGIMALCFLVSAFMPQHRDIAHGIILGTGVSCLNVLYMAYKIRQVASAAAGERKKRVYGIGFGFRLGTSILAVVLAIEFPAYFHEIAVMASLVTGQFLLLIIGIIFALQEK; this is encoded by the coding sequence ATGAATGAGATGACCCGTATGCAAAAAATGTTATGGATCGTAGCGCTTGGTATTATGGCTCTGTGTTTCCTGGTCTCCGCCTTCATGCCCCAACATCGTGACATTGCTCACGGAATCATTCTGGGAACGGGAGTAAGCTGTCTAAATGTGCTGTATATGGCCTACAAAATTCGACAGGTTGCGAGTGCGGCCGCCGGTGAAAGAAAGAAGAGAGTGTATGGTATTGGCTTTGGCTTTCGATTAGGGACCTCAATTTTGGCAGTGGTGCTGGCGATAGAATTTCCGGCCTACTTCCATGAGATCGCTGTAATGGCAAGCCTGGTGACTGGGCAATTTCTTCTGTTAATTATAGGCATCATATTCGCGCTTCAGGAAAAATGA
- a CDS encoding AtpZ/AtpI family protein produces MVKPSKQNNNRNNTGNAFKAIGLVSAIGIDLAICTLGGFYAGNWLDAKLGGSGIWIGVSVLAGLVVGALSIALVIGKVLRDNHE; encoded by the coding sequence GTGGTCAAACCTTCCAAGCAAAACAACAACCGAAATAACACCGGAAATGCCTTCAAGGCAATTGGATTGGTGAGCGCGATCGGCATTGATTTGGCGATATGCACACTGGGTGGTTTCTATGCCGGAAATTGGCTCGATGCCAAACTTGGTGGCTCCGGAATTTGGATTGGCGTAAGCGTTCTCGCAGGCTTGGTTGTAGGCGCATTAAGTATTGCCCTTGTGATCGGAAAGGTATTGAGGGATAACCATGAATGA
- the wecB gene encoding non-hydrolyzing UDP-N-acetylglucosamine 2-epimerase yields MSKIKVMTIFGVRPEAIKMAPLILELQRHPEHIESVVCVTAQHRQMLDQVLEVFNIHPDYDLDVMKDRQTLNEISMRVLQGLEPVLREAKPDIVLVHGDTLTTFLASYAAFMQQIEVGHVEAGLRTWNKLSPYPEEMNRQLTGVLSDLHFSPTSLSAGNLRKENKPESRIYVTGNTVTDVFQYTVRQDYEHPVLEWAQGKRLILMTAHRRESQGEPHRQIFNAVKRIADEFEDIAIVYPVHPSPAVKEPAFEILGNHPRIKLIDPLDVVDLHNFYPHTHLILTDSGGLQEEAPSFGVPVLVLRDTTERPEGIEAGTLELVGTNEENVYNRTKALLTDSALYDSMSQAANPYGDGKASVRIVNAILHHYGVQSERPEEFHTMFTKGVRPI; encoded by the coding sequence ATGTCCAAAATCAAAGTGATGACAATTTTTGGTGTGCGTCCGGAAGCGATTAAGATGGCTCCTCTTATTTTGGAGCTTCAGCGCCACCCGGAGCATATCGAGTCCGTGGTATGCGTTACGGCTCAACATCGCCAGATGCTTGATCAGGTTCTGGAAGTTTTCAATATTCACCCTGATTATGATCTGGACGTAATGAAGGATCGCCAGACACTGAATGAAATCTCCATGCGGGTACTTCAAGGTCTGGAACCTGTATTGCGTGAGGCCAAGCCCGATATCGTGTTGGTTCACGGTGATACACTGACGACTTTCCTCGCCAGCTATGCAGCCTTTATGCAGCAGATTGAAGTAGGGCATGTGGAAGCGGGTTTGCGGACGTGGAACAAGCTTTCTCCATATCCTGAAGAAATGAACCGTCAGCTCACAGGCGTGCTGTCTGATCTGCATTTCTCGCCTACTTCTTTATCGGCTGGAAATTTGCGGAAGGAAAACAAGCCTGAATCGCGAATATATGTTACAGGCAATACAGTAACTGACGTATTTCAGTATACGGTTCGCCAGGATTACGAGCACCCTGTACTGGAGTGGGCTCAGGGCAAACGCCTGATTCTTATGACAGCACATCGCCGGGAATCCCAAGGGGAACCGCATCGTCAGATTTTTAATGCGGTTAAGCGAATTGCGGATGAGTTTGAGGATATCGCTATTGTTTATCCGGTTCATCCGAGTCCGGCTGTGAAGGAACCTGCATTTGAGATTTTAGGCAACCATCCGCGTATTAAGCTGATTGATCCGCTGGATGTCGTGGATCTGCACAATTTTTACCCACATACACATCTAATCCTTACGGATTCCGGTGGGCTTCAGGAAGAAGCGCCTTCGTTCGGAGTACCTGTCCTGGTGCTGCGTGATACGACTGAAAGACCGGAAGGAATTGAAGCGGGCACCTTGGAACTGGTGGGTACGAACGAAGAGAACGTGTACAATCGGACCAAGGCACTTTTGACAGATTCCGCGTTGTACGATTCTATGAGTCAGGCAGCGAATCCTTACGGCGATGGAAAAGCATCAGTAAGAATTGTCAATGCGATTTTGCACCATTATGGCGTTCAATCCGAACGTCCTGAAGAATTTCACACAATGTTCACAAAAGGTGTTCGTCCGATATAA
- the upp gene encoding uracil phosphoribosyltransferase: MAKLVVCDHPLIQHKLTFIRDVRTNTKDFRELVDEVATLMAYEITRDIPLESITVQTPVAETEGKVISGRMLGLIPILRAGLGMLDGVVKLLPAAKVGHVGLFRDPETLQPVEYYTKLPTDVTERELIVIDPMLATGGSAIAAIDVLKKRGCTQIKMMNLIAAPEGVKAVQDAHPDVDIYVAALDERLDDHGYIIPGLGDAGDRLYGTK, encoded by the coding sequence ATGGCGAAACTGGTGGTTTGTGATCACCCTTTGATCCAACACAAACTTACATTTATCCGCGATGTGCGGACCAACACCAAGGATTTCCGCGAGCTGGTGGATGAAGTAGCAACATTGATGGCTTATGAAATTACACGGGATATCCCGCTGGAAAGCATTACGGTGCAGACACCGGTTGCTGAGACAGAAGGTAAAGTGATTTCCGGACGTATGCTGGGTCTTATTCCGATTCTGCGTGCAGGCTTGGGTATGCTGGATGGCGTAGTAAAACTGCTGCCTGCAGCAAAGGTGGGCCATGTGGGACTGTTCCGCGATCCTGAGACGCTGCAACCCGTAGAATACTATACGAAGCTGCCTACAGATGTAACTGAGCGCGAATTGATCGTGATTGATCCGATGCTTGCAACGGGTGGCTCTGCAATTGCGGCGATTGATGTGTTGAAAAAGAGAGGCTGCACTCAAATTAAAATGATGAATCTGATTGCTGCTCCTGAAGGAGTCAAAGCTGTGCAGGATGCACATCCTGATGTAGACATCTATGTCGCTGCACTGGACGAGCGTCTGGATGATCATGGATATATCATTCCGGGTCTTGGTGACGCGGGAGACCGCTTGTACGGAACCAAGTAG
- a CDS encoding ABC transporter substrate-binding protein, producing MKKTALLVISLMVLLACTLAGCGNTKAQQSETKTIHIYQFKVEISEPLNKLKAEYEKTHPGIKLDIQSVGGGTDYGASLKAKFASGDQPDIFTNEGYQDRDTWLEYLEDLSDQPWVKDLDDFARKPMTVNGKIYGQPMNLEGFGFVYNKDLFKKAGITKLPQTIDELEEAAKRLKAAGIIPFANGYAEWWVLGNHFINIPFARQPNPESYVEDLNKGTARIPGNPVFDQWVKLLDLTIKYGNRNPLTTDYNTQVTLFSTGKAAMMHQGNWTQPQIDGINPNLNLGILPAPIDNDPSTGGRLAVGVASNWVVNKNSPVKQEAKEFLNWLVTSETGKHYITKEFKFVPAFKSITSSDETTGDLGAEISRHVREGKIWSWNFQRFPKGLNQDLSSSMQAYIAGVITKDEMLQQFQGAWDNLKYR from the coding sequence ATGAAAAAAACAGCGTTACTTGTCATCTCCTTGATGGTGCTGCTCGCATGTACACTTGCAGGTTGTGGAAATACGAAGGCTCAACAGAGTGAGACGAAAACGATACACATTTATCAATTCAAAGTAGAGATTTCGGAACCGCTAAATAAGCTGAAGGCAGAATATGAAAAAACGCACCCTGGCATCAAGTTGGATATCCAATCTGTCGGTGGTGGTACGGACTACGGTGCTTCGTTGAAGGCTAAATTCGCATCAGGCGATCAGCCGGACATTTTCACAAATGAGGGCTACCAGGACCGCGATACGTGGTTGGAGTACTTGGAGGATTTGTCGGATCAGCCATGGGTAAAGGATCTGGACGATTTCGCTCGTAAGCCGATGACGGTTAACGGTAAGATTTATGGACAGCCTATGAACCTAGAAGGATTTGGTTTTGTTTATAACAAGGATTTGTTCAAAAAAGCGGGCATAACCAAACTACCTCAGACGATAGATGAACTGGAGGAAGCAGCCAAGCGACTGAAAGCGGCAGGGATTATACCTTTTGCTAACGGGTATGCGGAATGGTGGGTTCTGGGGAACCATTTTATCAATATTCCGTTTGCCAGACAGCCGAACCCGGAAAGTTATGTTGAGGATTTAAACAAAGGAACGGCTCGCATCCCCGGTAACCCGGTGTTCGATCAGTGGGTGAAGTTGCTTGACCTGACTATAAAATATGGGAACCGCAATCCGCTCACGACGGATTACAATACACAAGTGACGCTGTTTTCAACAGGTAAGGCTGCTATGATGCACCAGGGGAACTGGACGCAACCGCAAATAGATGGAATTAATCCTAACTTGAATTTGGGTATTCTGCCTGCGCCTATAGACAATGATCCCTCCACAGGAGGTAGACTCGCTGTGGGAGTGGCATCGAACTGGGTGGTCAATAAAAATTCGCCTGTGAAGCAGGAGGCAAAAGAATTTCTCAATTGGTTGGTCACATCAGAAACAGGCAAGCATTATATCACCAAGGAGTTTAAGTTTGTTCCCGCCTTCAAAAGTATTACGTCCAGCGACGAGACGACAGGCGATCTAGGTGCAGAAATATCTCGGCATGTGAGGGAAGGCAAGATATGGAGTTGGAACTTCCAACGCTTTCCGAAGGGGCTGAATCAGGATTTAAGCAGCAGTATGCAAGCCTATATTGCAGGGGTTATCACAAAGGATGAAATGCTTCAGCAATTTCAGGGGGCATGGGACAATTTGAAGTATAGATAA
- a CDS encoding carbohydrate ABC transporter permease — protein MEKTSNYRLGTWVAEILLIVIGLIFLVPFYFLLVNSIKSFGDILAHSASWPTTFRFENYANAWNKISFPTALGNSLIVTIVSNALLLLISSMAAYQMVRHDTPFNRFLFGLLVAAMVVPFQSIMLPLMEVSNVLSLNNSIPGLILCYLGFGAPLSVFLFHGFIKTVPIEIEQAARVDGSSRYGVFFRIVCPLLLPMFVTVLILNTLWIWNDYLLPSLILNDPELRTIPIATYMLFGQYTKQWDLALPALVLGITPIVVFFLVMQKYIVSGIAAGAVKG, from the coding sequence ATGGAAAAAACGTCAAACTACCGTTTGGGCACATGGGTTGCTGAAATATTGCTTATTGTGATCGGGTTAATTTTTCTGGTTCCATTCTATTTTTTGCTCGTAAACTCCATTAAATCCTTTGGTGACATTTTGGCCCATTCCGCTTCGTGGCCGACAACCTTCCGTTTTGAAAACTATGCTAACGCCTGGAATAAAATAAGCTTTCCCACAGCACTGGGGAATTCACTGATTGTCACGATCGTCAGTAATGCGCTTTTGCTGCTCATCAGCTCGATGGCCGCTTACCAGATGGTTCGGCATGACACTCCTTTTAATCGGTTTTTATTCGGTTTACTTGTGGCAGCAATGGTAGTTCCCTTTCAATCGATTATGTTGCCGCTTATGGAAGTGTCCAACGTATTGAGCTTAAACAACAGTATACCAGGACTGATCCTATGTTATCTGGGTTTTGGGGCGCCTTTATCCGTTTTTCTTTTTCATGGCTTTATTAAAACGGTACCTATTGAGATTGAGCAGGCGGCAAGGGTGGACGGTTCATCCCGGTACGGGGTGTTCTTTCGCATCGTTTGTCCACTCCTGCTGCCTATGTTCGTAACTGTGCTTATTTTGAATACCTTATGGATCTGGAATGACTATCTGTTGCCTTCGCTCATTTTGAATGATCCTGAGCTGCGCACCATTCCGATTGCAACCTATATGTTGTTTGGTCAGTACACCAAGCAATGGGACTTGGCGCTGCCAGCACTGGTGTTGGGGATCACACCAATTGTTGTGTTTTTTCTGGTGATGCAAAAATACATCGTTTCTGGCATTGCAGCCGGTGCGGTCAAGGGCTGA
- a CDS encoding carbohydrate ABC transporter permease — protein MSQRKSAQLLQQLVFVGPMALFFVLIMVIPFLLGLYYSMTNWDGVSENIRWLGLGNYVHIFRDDPDFRNAFWFTVRFTVCGVILTNLIGFFLAYALTKPLRTRNALRTVFFMPNMIGGLLLGFIWQFIFVRGFSAVGEATGLSFFKLPWLGDGPTAFWGTVIVFVWQYAGYLMVIYISSLNNVPSALIESAQIDGAGRRQILRHIVVPLIMPAVTVCLFLAISWSFKVFELNLALTKGGPFKSTESVALDIYNEAFTNNRLGLGTAKAMIFFVVVAIITSIQVRLTKKKEVEM, from the coding sequence TTGAGTCAAAGAAAATCCGCGCAATTATTGCAGCAGCTCGTATTTGTGGGACCGATGGCGTTGTTTTTCGTCTTGATTATGGTCATTCCGTTCCTGCTGGGGCTGTATTATTCCATGACGAACTGGGATGGAGTATCTGAAAATATCCGATGGCTCGGGCTAGGGAATTACGTTCATATATTTAGGGATGATCCAGATTTCCGTAATGCGTTCTGGTTTACAGTTCGGTTTACCGTATGTGGTGTCATTCTGACGAACCTGATTGGCTTTTTCCTAGCCTATGCACTTACCAAACCGTTGCGTACCCGTAATGCACTGCGAACTGTATTTTTTATGCCCAATATGATTGGCGGCTTGCTGCTCGGCTTCATCTGGCAATTTATATTTGTACGCGGCTTTTCTGCGGTAGGGGAGGCAACAGGGCTTTCCTTTTTTAAACTGCCGTGGCTGGGTGATGGGCCAACTGCTTTTTGGGGAACTGTCATTGTGTTTGTATGGCAATATGCAGGTTATCTCATGGTTATTTACATATCTTCGTTAAATAATGTCCCGTCTGCCCTGATTGAATCGGCTCAAATTGACGGCGCGGGCCGAAGACAGATTTTGCGTCATATTGTAGTGCCACTTATTATGCCAGCGGTGACCGTCTGCTTGTTCCTAGCGATATCCTGGTCCTTTAAAGTATTTGAATTGAATTTGGCTCTCACCAAGGGGGGACCTTTCAAGTCGACAGAGTCTGTAGCGTTGGACATATATAATGAAGCGTTTACAAATAATCGACTTGGATTGGGAACTGCCAAGGCTATGATTTTCTTCGTGGTCGTTGCGATCATTACCAGCATTCAGGTGCGTCTCACGAAGAAAAAGGAGGTCGAAATGTAA
- the glyA gene encoding serine hydroxymethyltransferase gives MMEHLRKSDPAVMEAMGLELKRQRHNIELIASENIVSEAVMEAMGSVLTNKYAEGYPNKRYYGGCEHVDIVEDIARDRAKELFGAEHANVQPHSGAQANMAVYLAALKPGDTVLGMNLAHGGHLTHGSPVNASGLLYNFAAYGVREDNFRIDYDEVRKAAFKHRPRLIVAGASAYPRTIDFEAFASIANDVGALFMVDMAHIAGLVAAGIHPSPVPHAQFVTTTTHKTLRGPRGGLILTRKAWAQAIDKAIFPGTQGGPLMHVIASKAVALGEALQPSFKTYAQNVVRNAQVLAETLLAEGINIVSGGTDNHLMLLDTRNLNITGKEAEHVLDSVGITVNKNAIPFDPTSPFVTSGIRIGTPAATSRGMDEEAMVKIGKIIAETLKNPKDDTVLSKASQAVGELTDKFPIYPGTQY, from the coding sequence ATGATGGAACACCTGCGTAAAAGTGACCCAGCAGTGATGGAAGCAATGGGACTTGAACTGAAACGACAACGCCACAATATCGAGCTAATCGCATCCGAGAACATTGTCAGTGAAGCAGTAATGGAAGCCATGGGCTCCGTGCTGACGAATAAATATGCTGAAGGTTACCCGAACAAACGCTACTATGGTGGCTGTGAGCATGTAGATATCGTTGAGGATATCGCACGTGACCGAGCAAAAGAACTGTTCGGCGCTGAGCATGCTAACGTGCAGCCTCACTCTGGAGCACAAGCCAACATGGCGGTGTATCTGGCAGCTCTCAAACCTGGAGATACTGTACTGGGTATGAATCTGGCGCATGGTGGCCATTTAACACACGGAAGTCCGGTTAACGCTTCCGGCTTGTTGTATAACTTTGCTGCCTATGGTGTGCGCGAAGACAACTTCCGCATCGACTACGATGAAGTGCGCAAGGCAGCCTTCAAGCACCGCCCTCGTCTGATTGTAGCTGGCGCGAGTGCATATCCGCGTACTATTGATTTTGAAGCTTTTGCTTCCATTGCCAATGATGTAGGTGCTTTGTTCATGGTGGATATGGCACATATCGCAGGTCTTGTGGCAGCGGGAATTCACCCAAGTCCAGTTCCGCATGCCCAATTTGTAACAACAACGACACACAAAACGCTGCGTGGTCCGCGTGGGGGTCTGATTCTGACTCGCAAAGCATGGGCGCAAGCGATTGATAAAGCTATTTTTCCTGGTACTCAAGGGGGGCCACTGATGCATGTGATCGCGTCCAAAGCGGTTGCTTTGGGTGAAGCGCTCCAGCCATCGTTCAAAACCTATGCGCAAAATGTAGTCCGCAACGCACAGGTGCTGGCTGAAACACTGTTGGCTGAGGGGATTAACATTGTATCCGGTGGTACGGATAACCATCTGATGCTGTTGGATACGCGCAATTTGAATATCACAGGTAAAGAAGCGGAGCATGTATTGGATTCCGTGGGCATCACGGTCAATAAAAATGCGATTCCTTTTGATCCGACCAGTCCATTCGTAACAAGCGGGATTCGTATTGGTACACCTGCTGCAACATCTCGTGGGATGGATGAAGAGGCTATGGTCAAAATCGGTAAAATCATTGCTGAAACCCTTAAAAACCCGAAAGATGATACTGTATTGTCCAAAGCAAGCCAAGCGGTTGGCGAGTTAACAGATAAGTTCCCGATTTATCCAGGAACTCAATACTAA
- a CDS encoding TIGR01440 family protein: MVGQLDHEISLEAQTTSVVREIAEAASLRAGRLLVIGVSTSEVAGSRIGTAGALDVAQQLLSGVESVRRQYGFDVAFQCCEHLNRALVVERAVLERLGLMEVAAVPVRTAGGSMATVAYRSMSDACLAANVQAHAGIDIGETLIGMHLRPIAVPFRPSLRWIGEARVTAAFTRPPLIGGQRAVYSLEQEVGGNCD; encoded by the coding sequence ATGGTGGGACAATTGGATCATGAGATTTCGCTAGAAGCACAGACCACTTCTGTTGTGCGGGAAATCGCAGAAGCAGCCAGTCTCAGGGCTGGTCGCCTGCTGGTTATCGGCGTTAGCACAAGTGAAGTGGCTGGAAGTCGAATTGGCACGGCGGGAGCGCTCGATGTGGCTCAACAACTGTTATCTGGAGTAGAGTCCGTTCGCAGGCAGTATGGCTTTGATGTAGCGTTTCAATGCTGTGAGCATTTGAACCGAGCGTTGGTCGTTGAACGGGCTGTACTGGAGCGACTGGGACTGATGGAGGTTGCGGCTGTTCCTGTTCGTACAGCAGGAGGCTCTATGGCTACCGTCGCCTATCGTTCTATGAGCGACGCGTGTTTGGCGGCGAACGTGCAGGCTCATGCCGGGATAGACATCGGCGAAACGCTGATTGGCATGCATCTGCGACCGATTGCTGTTCCGTTTCGCCCAAGCCTTCGCTGGATTGGCGAAGCACGTGTGACAGCGGCGTTCACCCGTCCTCCACTTATTGGTGGACAACGGGCGGTGTACAGTCTGGAGCAAGAAGTCGGCGGAAACTGCGATTAG
- a CDS encoding low molecular weight protein arginine phosphatase, which produces MKNILFVCTGNTCRSPMAEGMLRKLAAEHGLELEVRSAGVAAMEGTPISRHAEAVLRDHDISDQITSTPLSDGLAGWAHLILTLTQGHKQHVIQRFPQTAGKVFTLKEYVENRDAVLNDVQELDGLYASQQLMASLGQELSAQERERMIELHQRIPGFDISDPFGGSREDYDVTAAEIRTALHKLLDKLKASSE; this is translated from the coding sequence TTGAAGAATATCTTATTTGTATGCACAGGGAATACCTGTCGCAGTCCAATGGCTGAAGGGATGCTGCGTAAGTTGGCTGCTGAGCATGGACTAGAACTGGAAGTGCGTTCTGCGGGAGTGGCAGCGATGGAAGGCACGCCGATATCCCGACATGCAGAGGCGGTTCTACGTGATCACGATATATCCGATCAGATCACCTCAACCCCTTTGAGCGACGGGCTTGCCGGGTGGGCACATCTGATCTTAACCTTGACGCAAGGACATAAACAGCACGTAATTCAGCGCTTTCCCCAAACGGCGGGCAAAGTATTTACGCTTAAGGAATATGTGGAGAACCGGGATGCGGTGTTGAATGATGTACAGGAGTTGGACGGTTTATATGCTTCACAGCAGTTGATGGCTTCACTCGGACAAGAGCTATCGGCGCAGGAGCGTGAACGAATGATTGAATTACACCAACGGATTCCGGGCTTTGATATTTCAGATCCGTTTGGCGGTTCGCGAGAAGACTACGATGTCACAGCTGCGGAAATCCGCACGGCGCTGCATAAGCTGCTGGACAAGCTAAAGGCCTCTTCCGAATAA